The following nucleotide sequence is from Sulfuricaulis sp..
GACAATAATGGCCAGACGCTTGTGTCTTGTTTTCATCGGGTTTGTTCCTTGAGTCGCAGAAATTCACGCAACCGCTCCCGGACAAGCTTCCGGCGGCGCAATGGCAGATAAAGATTCAGAATCAGGATCAGCGCAGCAATCCCGTAGGATCCCCACACGTACAGACCGTAGCCGCCCATGGCGAAGAATTCCTGCCAGTTCATCGCTTCACTTCCAGCATCTCAGCGACCCAGGTGGTGTGCCGCTCGCGTTCCAGGATTTCATTGCGCATGCGCAGCAGCACCGTGTTGAGAAAATAGAACTTGAAGGCAAAGGCCATCAGCAGCAGTGGTGCGATCATGCTCGGATGAATTGAGGGCGTGCCGATCTTGCTCACGGAGGCTGGCTGATGCAGCGTGTTCCACCATTCCACGGAAAAATGAATGACCGGGATATTGACCACGCCCACCAGCGCCAGGATGGCGGCGGCACGCGCCGCACGCCGGGGGTCGTCGATGCTGGCCTGCAATGCCATGTAGCCTATGTACAGAAAGAAAAGGATAAGTTCCGAGGTCAGGCGCGCGTCCCACGCCCACCACGTGCCCCACATGGGCTTGCCCCACAGCGAACCGGTGGTGAGCGCGAGGAAGGTGAACGAGGCGCCGATGGGCGCGCAGCTGTTGGCGAAGACTTCCGCGAGCTTGATGTTCCACACCAGCGCCACCGCACCGGCCCCGGCCATCAGCATATAGACGAACATGGACATCCACGCGGCTGGCACATGCACGAACATGATGCGATAGCTTTCACCCTGCTGGTAGTCCGCCGGCGCCACGAACAGGCCGAGGTACAGACCCACCAGCAGCAGCACGATCGTGACGGCGGCAATCCAGGGAGTCAGCTGTCCGGCGAGGGTATAAAAAAATTTGGGTGAGGCGTATTTGTGCATGCGTCAGTCCAGGGATACGCGCAGTGCCGCCGCCGTGGCCCACGGCAGGAAAGTCAGGGCCAAGGCGAAAAAGGCTCCCAGCAGGGAAAAATGCGCTCCGGTATCGATGCCGATCATGACTCCGGTCACGCTGCCGGCACCGAAAATCAGGATCGGAGTATACAACGGCAGTACCAGCAGTGAAACCAGCACACCGCCGCCGCGCAGTCCCAGTGTGAGCGCTGCGCCGACGGCCCCGAGCAGGCTCAGGATCGGCGTACCCAGCAACAGTGACAGCGCGAGCGTACTGAAGGCTGACTCCGGCAAATGCATTTGCACCGCCAGCAGGGGGGAGATCAGCACCAGTGGCAATCCGGTGAGTGTCCAGTGTGCCGCTACCTTGGTCAGCACCAGCAGCGACAGCGGGTAGGGCGCGAGCGCCATCTGTTCCAATGTTCCATCGGCGTAATCGTTGGCGAACAGGCGATTGAGCGAGAGCATGGTTGCCAGCAGTGCTGCCACCCAGATGACACCGGGCGCCATGGTGCGCAGCATATTGGGTTCGGGACCGAGACCCAATGGAAACAGGCTCACGACAATGACGAAGAACACCAGTGGGGTGAGAATGTCCGTGCTGCGCCGCAGGGCGACGGTCAGGTCGCGCCAGAACAGCCGGCCAATGGCTTTGAACAGGTTAAGCACGCTCGTGATCCCGAATCTGCAGTACGGTTTTTGTCTGGACGTGGATTTCCTGATGGGAGGTGATGACGATCAGTCCGCCTTGCGTCAGGTGATCCAGCAGGATGGTTGTCATCAGCGACACGGAGTCCACGTCGAGCCCGCTCAAGGGCTCATCCAGAATCCACAGCGGCTTGCGCTCAACCATCAGGCGTGCGAGCGCCAGTCTTCGTTTCTGTCCCTGCGACAGAATTTTGGAGGGGAAGCGGTGGTAGGCTGCC
It contains:
- a CDS encoding heme ABC transporter permease; its protein translation is MHKYASPKFFYTLAGQLTPWIAAVTIVLLLVGLYLGLFVAPADYQQGESYRIMFVHVPAAWMSMFVYMLMAGAGAVALVWNIKLAEVFANSCAPIGASFTFLALTTGSLWGKPMWGTWWAWDARLTSELILFFLYIGYMALQASIDDPRRAARAAAILALVGVVNIPVIHFSVEWWNTLHQPASVSKIGTPSIHPSMIAPLLLMAFAFKFYFLNTVLLRMRNEILERERHTTWVAEMLEVKR
- the ccmD gene encoding heme exporter protein CcmD, which codes for MNWQEFFAMGGYGLYVWGSYGIAALILILNLYLPLRRRKLVRERLREFLRLKEQTR
- the ccmB gene encoding heme exporter protein CcmB, coding for MFKAIGRLFWRDLTVALRRSTDILTPLVFFVIVVSLFPLGLGPEPNMLRTMAPGVIWVAALLATMLSLNRLFANDYADGTLEQMALAPYPLSLLVLTKVAAHWTLTGLPLVLISPLLAVQMHLPESAFSTLALSLLLGTPILSLLGAVGAALTLGLRGGGVLVSLLVLPLYTPILIFGAGSVTGVMIGIDTGAHFSLLGAFFALALTFLPWATAAALRVSLD